The following proteins are co-located in the Brevibacillus laterosporus DSM 25 genome:
- a CDS encoding baseplate J/gp47 family protein, with protein MTLYEQQTREAILERILERSRPDVDKRPGAILYDATAPVAPELEALWLELDVVYDKGFAIKTDGTLSSYNEWLTRRCAELGVYRKPSEKAKGTVTIYGHESTEIPVGTEVSTDGDEPIYFEVTEFGVILNGTVTLATKAIEGGKSGNVGAGEIKLTQGNITGITGVTNDLPFEGGIDEESDGALLERYLDRVRKPITSGNRHHYRKWALDVVGISDARVYEVWDGPGTVKVVLLDDRKRAPSRELIDKVATYIEKERPACAEVTVVGVTEIPIEVTAKITLVNGHAIEEAREEVTKALTDYLGKLALVDSVVRYTRVAGVVGGAASVLDYADLTVNGAEENITIGTDSIAVLGTVTLSE; from the coding sequence GTGACATTGTACGAACAGCAAACACGTGAGGCAATACTGGAACGAATACTCGAAAGGTCCCGGCCGGACGTAGATAAGCGGCCCGGGGCGATCTTGTATGATGCGACGGCTCCGGTAGCGCCCGAACTAGAGGCACTATGGCTAGAGTTAGACGTAGTTTACGATAAGGGCTTCGCAATAAAGACTGACGGTACTTTGTCGTCTTACAACGAATGGCTGACGCGTCGATGCGCCGAACTCGGTGTCTATCGGAAGCCCTCCGAAAAGGCGAAGGGCACCGTTACTATTTACGGTCATGAGAGTACGGAAATCCCTGTAGGTACCGAAGTCTCTACGGACGGTGACGAGCCAATCTACTTTGAAGTAACGGAGTTTGGCGTCATTTTAAACGGGACTGTTACGTTAGCCACGAAAGCAATTGAGGGCGGAAAATCGGGCAACGTGGGAGCTGGCGAAATCAAGCTAACGCAGGGCAATATCACAGGGATAACCGGCGTTACTAACGATCTGCCTTTCGAGGGCGGCATCGATGAAGAATCGGACGGGGCCCTACTAGAACGGTACCTTGATCGCGTCCGAAAGCCCATAACGTCAGGCAACCGACATCATTACCGTAAGTGGGCGCTTGATGTCGTCGGTATCTCTGATGCGCGAGTATACGAGGTGTGGGACGGACCGGGAACGGTAAAAGTCGTCTTGCTAGACGACCGGAAGCGTGCGCCTTCCCGAGAACTAATCGACAAGGTAGCGACTTACATCGAAAAGGAGCGGCCTGCATGTGCGGAAGTTACGGTCGTTGGGGTAACCGAAATCCCAATCGAGGTAACCGCGAAGATAACGCTTGTGAACGGTCACGCCATCGAAGAGGCACGTGAGGAAGTGACGAAAGCACTAACGGATTATCTCGGTAAGCTCGCGCTAGTTGATTCGGTGGTTCGTTACACACGGGTCGCTGGTGTGGTCGGGGGAGCGGCGTCTGTCCTTGACTATGCCGATCTAACCGTGAATGGTGCCGAAGAAAATATAACAATAGGCACCGATTCTATTGCGGTACTGGGGACGGTGACACTCAGTGAATGA
- a CDS encoding putative phage tail protein, with amino-acid sequence MNDVIKRRMLDSLPIVHYGESCQIKNIIERESEEFALLHEGIRDLIDQFFVDTATWGLTRWESVVGVPTDLTKPIEQRRSVIKSKIRGTGTVTLAVLESIADAFFPDATAEEEPRKYAVIIVIGGDIPPNLYDAYVALREMAPAHVDVVLAPMPREVIEVVDTVTVNLRRYRTIGELRVGDTIGKEQREVTI; translated from the coding sequence GTGAATGACGTAATTAAACGCCGAATGCTCGATTCCTTACCGATTGTTCACTACGGAGAGTCATGTCAAATAAAGAACATAATTGAGCGGGAGTCGGAGGAATTTGCATTATTACACGAAGGGATTCGGGACCTGATCGACCAATTCTTCGTCGATACGGCAACGTGGGGTCTGACGCGATGGGAGTCCGTTGTCGGCGTGCCCACCGATCTAACTAAACCAATCGAACAGCGGCGCTCCGTTATTAAGTCTAAGATACGCGGTACAGGGACGGTTACGTTGGCTGTGCTCGAATCCATTGCGGACGCGTTCTTCCCTGACGCCACGGCAGAAGAGGAGCCGCGCAAGTATGCGGTCATTATCGTAATCGGCGGTGATATCCCCCCGAATCTATACGATGCTTACGTTGCCCTCCGTGAAATGGCGCCGGCTCATGTCGATGTGGTACTCGCGCCTATGCCACGGGAAGTAATCGAAGTGGTCGATACTGTAACGGTAAATCTACGGCGATATCGAACGATCGGCGAACTACGTGTCGGAGATACGATCGGTAAGGAGCAACGGGAGGTGACGATATAG